A genomic region of Sideroxydans sp. CL21 contains the following coding sequences:
- the glmM gene encoding phosphoglucosamine mutase, translated as MSRKYFGTDGVRGRVGEHPITPQFVMLLGYAAGKVLAKTEHVQSERPGVLIGKDTRISGYMLESALEAGLIAAGIDVYLAGPIPTPAVAYLTRALRLQAGVVISASHNPFDDNGIKFFSGSGMKLPDEVEQAIEAELDNPMQTNPSGSLGKAKRIDDAVGRYIEFCKSTFPADMNLRGMKIVVDSAHGATYHIARHVFHELGADVIAIGAEPNGKNINEGYGATSPKNLQQAVKEQHANIGLALDGDGDRLIMVDAEGKLYDGDQLLYIIAKHRQALGTLHGGVVGTLMTNLAFEHAMQKLAIPFARAKVGDRYVMEVLQEKKWQLGGENSGHIICLDKHSTGDGIVSALQVLCALRMKQQTLAQATSDLQMYPQILINVKVKGKAAELLEMTPVKAEVAKAERDLNGKGRVLLRPSGTEPLLRVMVEGEDGVQVKMWAERIAGVVREVAG; from the coding sequence ATGAGCAGAAAATATTTCGGCACCGACGGTGTGCGCGGGCGAGTGGGAGAGCATCCCATCACACCGCAATTCGTGATGCTGCTGGGCTACGCTGCAGGCAAAGTGCTGGCAAAAACCGAGCATGTGCAGAGCGAGCGTCCGGGAGTGCTTATAGGCAAGGACACTCGCATCTCCGGCTACATGCTGGAATCCGCACTTGAAGCAGGACTCATTGCAGCCGGCATCGATGTCTATCTGGCCGGTCCGATACCGACTCCCGCAGTGGCTTATCTGACTCGGGCGCTGCGCTTGCAGGCAGGTGTGGTCATCTCCGCATCCCACAATCCATTCGATGACAACGGCATCAAGTTTTTCTCGGGCAGCGGCATGAAATTGCCGGACGAAGTCGAGCAGGCCATCGAAGCCGAGTTGGATAACCCGATGCAGACCAATCCTTCGGGCAGCCTCGGCAAGGCCAAGCGTATCGACGACGCTGTCGGGCGCTATATCGAATTCTGCAAGAGCACTTTTCCGGCCGACATGAATCTGCGCGGCATGAAGATCGTGGTGGATAGCGCGCATGGTGCAACTTATCATATCGCTCGGCACGTCTTCCACGAACTCGGTGCGGATGTCATCGCCATCGGCGCGGAACCGAACGGCAAGAACATCAATGAAGGCTACGGCGCGACATCCCCCAAGAACCTGCAACAAGCGGTGAAAGAACAACACGCCAATATTGGCCTTGCGCTCGACGGCGACGGTGACCGTCTCATTATGGTGGACGCCGAAGGCAAGCTCTACGACGGCGACCAATTGCTCTACATCATCGCCAAGCACCGCCAGGCACTGGGCACACTGCACGGCGGTGTGGTCGGCACCCTGATGACCAATCTTGCTTTCGAACATGCCATGCAGAAACTGGCCATTCCGTTCGCTCGCGCCAAAGTGGGCGACCGTTACGTGATGGAGGTCTTGCAGGAAAAGAAATGGCAACTCGGAGGCGAAAATTCCGGCCACATCATCTGCCTGGACAAGCATAGTACCGGCGACGGCATCGTGTCTGCATTGCAGGTGCTATGCGCCCTGCGCATGAAGCAACAGACCCTGGCACAGGCCACGAGCGATCTGCAAATGTATCCGCAGATACTCATCAACGTGAAAGTGAAAGGCAAGGCGGCCGAATTGCTGGAGATGACGCCGGTCAAGGCAGAAGTGGCCAAAGCCGAACGTGACTTGAATGGCAAAGGGCGGGTGCTGTTGCGTCCGTCCGGGACGGAACCATTGTTGCGGGTGATGGTGGAGGGGGAAGATGGGGTGCAGGTCAAGATGTGGGCGGAGAGGATTGCGGGGGTGGTGAGGGAAGTGGCGGGGTAA
- the pstB gene encoding phosphate ABC transporter ATP-binding protein PstB — MRIEEMTAEQIISAPKVIVRDLNFYYGADRALKDINLVIPEKMVTAFIGPSGCGKSTLLRTFNRMYELYPKQRATGEILLDGENLLDKKQDLNTLRAKIGMVFQKPTPFPMSIYDNITFGVKLYERLSSHEMDDRVEWALKKAALWNEVKDKLNQSGTGLSGGQQQRLCIARAIAVKPQVLLLDEPTSALDPISTAHIEKLIDELKKDFTIVIVTHNMQQAARVSDFTAYMYLGDLIEFGDTSTVFTNPKRKETEDYITGRFG; from the coding sequence ATGAGGATCGAAGAAATGACAGCCGAGCAAATCATCTCCGCGCCAAAAGTGATCGTGCGCGACCTGAACTTTTATTACGGGGCCGATCGCGCGCTGAAAGACATCAATCTGGTCATTCCGGAAAAAATGGTCACCGCCTTCATCGGCCCCTCCGGCTGCGGCAAATCCACCCTGCTGCGCACTTTCAATCGGATGTATGAGCTATATCCCAAGCAGCGCGCCACAGGAGAAATACTGCTGGATGGAGAGAACCTGCTGGACAAAAAGCAGGACCTCAACACCCTGCGCGCCAAGATCGGCATGGTGTTCCAGAAACCCACCCCGTTCCCGATGTCCATCTACGACAACATCACCTTCGGCGTGAAGCTGTATGAGAGACTCAGCAGCCACGAAATGGATGACCGCGTGGAATGGGCGTTGAAAAAAGCCGCACTGTGGAATGAAGTCAAAGACAAGCTGAACCAGAGCGGCACCGGTCTCTCCGGCGGCCAGCAACAGCGCCTGTGCATCGCCCGCGCCATCGCCGTCAAACCGCAAGTGTTGCTGCTGGACGAACCCACCTCGGCGCTCGACCCGATCTCTACCGCGCACATCGAGAAGTTGATCGATGAACTGAAGAAAGACTTCACCATCGTCATCGTCACCCACAACATGCAACAGGCCGCTCGCGTTTCGGACTTTACGGCTTATATGTATCTGGGAGATCTCATCGAGTTTGGGGATACCAGTACGGTATTTACCAATCCCAAACGGAAAGAGACGGAAGATTATATTACTGGGCGTTTCGGCTAA
- a CDS encoding DUF2971 domain-containing protein, with product MATTKPTSYLRRYTDLPALLYLLHEQKITLLDPKSWDDSNDSHYLSQYKEKKKLKSVLALCFSQTAETYHHWRVFSPGPSGVCIVFNRAPLLASFKLHKVKTQDVEYLTLVNARKRSFRTNELPFIKRAAFKPESEFRAVFESATEELPSINIPIDLSCIRSISLSPWLHKSLAQTTTTAIRAVDGCKKLKVSKSTLIANEEWKSIAAKAT from the coding sequence ATGGCGACAACAAAACCCACGAGTTACCTCCGCAGGTACACTGACCTACCAGCGCTGCTATATTTGCTTCACGAACAAAAAATCACACTTCTTGATCCAAAATCGTGGGATGACAGTAACGATTCCCACTACTTGTCGCAGTACAAGGAAAAGAAAAAACTCAAGTCCGTTTTGGCGCTCTGCTTTTCTCAAACGGCGGAAACATACCATCACTGGCGCGTGTTTTCCCCTGGCCCTTCTGGCGTGTGTATTGTGTTCAATCGCGCACCTCTGCTTGCTTCATTCAAGCTCCATAAAGTCAAAACACAAGATGTCGAATACCTTACACTCGTCAACGCAAGAAAACGCAGCTTTCGTACCAACGAACTCCCATTTATTAAGCGTGCCGCTTTCAAGCCTGAAAGCGAGTTTCGTGCGGTCTTCGAATCAGCTACCGAAGAGCTTCCTAGTATCAACATCCCTATTGATCTCAGTTGCATTCGTAGCATCTCGCTGAGTCCTTGGCTTCATAAGAGCCTTGCTCAAACAACAACCACAGCAATTCGCGCAGTAGATGGTTGCAAAAAACTCAAGGTTTCCAAATCAACTCTCATTGCCAATGAAGAATGGAAATCCATTGCAGCAAAAGCAACCTAG
- the pstC gene encoding phosphate ABC transporter permease subunit PstC, whose amino-acid sequence MPTFLQEARLKQQVVQDMLFRNLTRLAAFAVLALLAAIIASLVVGSMPAIHAFGFGFLTSSVWDPVKDEYGALIPIVGTLVTSGIALLIAIPVSFGIAIFLTELSPNWLRRPLGIAVELLAGIPSIIYGMWGLFVFAPLFGDYVEPWINNHIGKMPFIGPFFSGPPMGIGMLTAGIILAIMVIPFIASVMRDVFDVVPAMLKESAYGLGSTTWEVMWNVVLPYTRIGVVGGIMLGLGRALGETMAVTFVIGNANQLNKSLFMPGNSIASALANEFNEAVGTLYTSSLIELGLILFFITFIVLSLARLLLVKMAQREGHGA is encoded by the coding sequence ATGCCGACGTTCCTACAAGAAGCGCGCCTTAAACAACAAGTCGTGCAAGACATGTTGTTCCGCAATCTGACACGTCTCGCAGCATTCGCCGTATTGGCCCTGCTTGCAGCGATCATCGCTTCGCTGGTCGTGGGCAGCATGCCTGCCATTCACGCCTTTGGCTTTGGATTTCTGACCAGTTCCGTGTGGGACCCGGTCAAAGACGAATATGGGGCCCTGATTCCCATCGTCGGTACTCTGGTTACTTCGGGCATCGCGCTGTTGATCGCTATCCCTGTCAGTTTCGGCATTGCCATCTTTTTGACTGAACTCTCGCCAAACTGGCTGCGCCGTCCGCTGGGCATCGCTGTCGAATTGCTGGCCGGCATTCCCAGCATCATCTACGGCATGTGGGGACTGTTTGTCTTTGCCCCTTTGTTTGGCGATTACGTTGAACCGTGGATCAACAACCATATCGGAAAAATGCCTTTTATCGGGCCATTTTTCTCCGGCCCGCCCATGGGCATCGGCATGCTCACTGCCGGCATCATTCTGGCAATCATGGTTATCCCTTTTATCGCTTCGGTGATGCGCGACGTGTTTGATGTCGTACCCGCCATGCTCAAGGAATCCGCCTATGGTCTGGGCTCAACGACATGGGAAGTAATGTGGAATGTGGTGCTGCCATATACCAGGATAGGTGTGGTTGGCGGCATCATGCTCGGCCTCGGACGTGCGCTGGGCGAAACGATGGCCGTCACTTTCGTCATCGGCAACGCAAACCAGCTGAACAAATCCTTGTTCATGCCGGGCAATAGCATCGCATCGGCCCTGGCCAACGAATTCAACGAAGCCGTGGGAACACTATATACCTCTTCCCTCATCGAGCTCGGTCTGATCCTGTTCTTCATTACATTTATCGTCCTTTCGCTCGCTCGCCTCCTGCTGGTCAAGATGGCGCAACGCGAAGGACACGGAGCCTGA
- the pstS gene encoding phosphate ABC transporter substrate-binding protein PstS: MSKLNRLLSSIGLSAALLSAGAAYAGDITGAGATFPYPIYAKWAEAYKAQTDVGMNYQSIGSGGGIKQIQAKTVDFGATDAPLNETELAASGLTQFPAVMGGVVPVVNINGIEAGKLKLDGKVLADIFQGKITKWSDPRIAADNAGIALPNEDITVVHRADGSGTTFIFTTYLSQVSADWNKSIGADKAVAWPVGTGGKGNEGVASYVQRIKNSIGYVEYAYALQNKMAFTQMKNRDGQFVKPDDSSFKAAAANAKWDANKGFYEILTNEPGKDSWPITGATFILVYKTAEKADNAKEVLKFFDWAFTNGDKLASDLDYVPLPANLKKMIRDAWKAQIKDASGKALWK; this comes from the coding sequence ATGAGCAAACTGAACCGTCTTCTAAGCAGCATCGGGCTGTCCGCTGCATTGCTGTCTGCTGGTGCGGCTTACGCTGGCGACATCACTGGCGCGGGCGCCACTTTCCCCTACCCGATCTACGCCAAATGGGCTGAAGCCTACAAGGCTCAAACCGACGTGGGCATGAACTATCAGTCTATCGGTTCCGGTGGCGGCATCAAGCAGATCCAAGCCAAGACAGTGGACTTTGGCGCAACCGATGCGCCGTTAAATGAAACTGAATTGGCTGCTTCCGGTTTGACCCAGTTCCCCGCCGTGATGGGTGGCGTGGTGCCAGTCGTCAACATCAATGGTATCGAGGCAGGCAAGCTGAAACTGGACGGTAAAGTATTGGCCGATATCTTCCAGGGCAAGATCACAAAATGGAGTGATCCGCGCATTGCAGCAGATAACGCAGGTATTGCCTTGCCGAATGAGGACATCACCGTGGTACACCGTGCCGATGGTTCCGGCACCACTTTCATCTTCACCACTTACCTTTCGCAAGTCAGTGCAGACTGGAATAAAAGCATAGGTGCGGATAAAGCTGTGGCATGGCCTGTTGGTACCGGCGGCAAGGGCAACGAAGGCGTCGCTTCTTACGTCCAGCGCATCAAGAATTCCATCGGTTATGTGGAATACGCCTACGCCCTGCAAAACAAGATGGCCTTTACGCAAATGAAGAACCGCGATGGCCAGTTTGTCAAACCCGACGACAGCAGCTTCAAAGCCGCTGCAGCCAATGCAAAGTGGGATGCCAACAAAGGTTTCTATGAAATCCTGACCAACGAACCGGGCAAGGACAGCTGGCCCATCACTGGCGCCACCTTCATCCTCGTCTACAAGACTGCGGAAAAAGCAGACAATGCCAAGGAAGTGCTGAAGTTCTTCGATTGGGCATTTACCAACGGCGACAAGCTGGCTTCGGATCTGGACTACGTACCGCTCCCGGCCAATCTGAAAAAGATGATCCGCGATGCATGGAAAGCTCAAATCAAGGATGCTTCAGGCAAAGCACTGTGGAAGTAA
- the pstA gene encoding phosphate ABC transporter permease PstA, protein MSYLYARRRLINMVSLSISVFTMLFGLFWLGWILWTLLVNGLPGLSLHVFTQSTPPPGSNGGLINAIVGSLMMVTVGVLIGTPIGILAGTYLAEFGQRGWLAPLTRFINDILLSAPSIVIGIFVYAVYVAKVGHFAGWGGAFALAILVIPVVLRTTENMLRLVPNSLREAAAALGAPQWKVISFVTLRAARAGILTGILLAVARISGETAPLLFTALNNQFWSSDMNKPLSNLPVVIFQFAMSPYEDWQKLAWAGALIITLSVLTLNILARVLFRQKANSQ, encoded by the coding sequence ATGTCGTATCTATACGCCCGTCGTCGCTTAATCAACATGGTCAGCCTGAGCATTTCGGTGTTCACCATGCTGTTCGGGCTGTTCTGGCTGGGCTGGATATTGTGGACGCTGCTGGTAAATGGTTTGCCCGGCCTCAGCCTGCATGTATTCACGCAGAGCACGCCGCCACCGGGCAGCAATGGCGGACTGATAAACGCCATCGTCGGCAGCCTCATGATGGTCACTGTCGGAGTCCTGATAGGCACCCCGATAGGCATTCTTGCCGGCACCTACCTTGCAGAATTCGGCCAGCGCGGCTGGCTCGCTCCACTCACCCGCTTCATCAACGACATCCTGCTATCCGCACCCTCCATTGTCATCGGCATCTTTGTGTATGCGGTCTATGTTGCCAAGGTCGGGCATTTCGCCGGCTGGGGTGGTGCATTCGCGCTCGCCATTCTGGTTATTCCGGTTGTCCTTCGTACTACCGAGAACATGCTGCGCCTCGTCCCCAACAGCCTGCGCGAAGCGGCGGCGGCACTGGGCGCACCACAATGGAAAGTGATCAGCTTCGTCACCCTGCGTGCCGCACGCGCCGGAATATTGACCGGCATACTGCTTGCCGTCGCGCGCATCAGCGGCGAAACGGCACCACTGTTGTTCACCGCGCTCAACAACCAGTTCTGGTCTAGCGACATGAACAAGCCATTATCCAATCTGCCTGTGGTCATCTTCCAATTCGCGATGAGCCCATACGAAGACTGGCAAAAACTCGCCTGGGCCGGTGCATTGATCATCACCCTGAGCGTACTCACCCTGAACATTCTGGCGCGGGTATTGTTCCGCCAGAAAGCGAATTCCCAATGA
- a CDS encoding HNH endonuclease signature motif containing protein, which yields MIKLSRPACPNPAALAAGNYKHSDNKLALKNASSDKCMYCESKITHIDFGDVEHIKPKADDKFPELAYEWSNLGLVCGKCNNIKTDKFFPDAPFIDPYAEDPKDHLMALGAVVVQRNGSARGEITIQEIDLNRPELLERRYTRVKEVLVALNAAYRTHVDVLKVAALAQINLEAGPDKEYSMIVKALLKANAD from the coding sequence ATGATTAAACTATCAAGACCAGCTTGCCCTAATCCTGCGGCATTGGCGGCAGGTAACTATAAACACTCAGACAATAAATTGGCCTTGAAAAATGCATCCAGTGACAAGTGCATGTACTGCGAAAGCAAGATAACGCACATTGACTTCGGTGATGTTGAGCACATCAAGCCTAAAGCCGACGACAAATTTCCAGAACTAGCATATGAATGGTCAAATCTTGGGCTTGTATGCGGAAAATGCAACAATATAAAGACTGACAAATTTTTCCCGGATGCTCCATTCATAGATCCCTACGCGGAGGATCCAAAGGATCACTTGATGGCATTAGGAGCGGTGGTTGTACAACGGAATGGAAGCGCTCGGGGTGAGATTACAATACAAGAAATTGACCTGAATCGCCCCGAATTGCTTGAGAGAAGATATACACGCGTAAAAGAGGTTCTCGTGGCTCTAAATGCGGCATACAGAACCCATGTCGATGTTCTTAAAGTTGCGGCCTTGGCTCAGATCAATCTTGAAGCGGGACCAGACAAGGAATATTCCATGATTGTTAAGGCACTTCTAAAAGCAAATGCCGACTAG
- a CDS encoding TIR domain-containing protein has translation MTPHEELFTLSKKLKAASASGESGDIRDMLAALEDAANAVGRSFSGSWQGYHSRVYYANFSPPPPGAHFSQEWGLMDTYMSSHGSRGDWCECDPEVVKEHIRRKAGDPDLTDARSKAEKAAEVFEFSKSELVSILQSELDDRDDSFLEDLIAQLNKLLPMSPFEIAQIKAPKGQIMTRDTVVLGQGTKIPPHIVVLADVQSIRQSFGICSAAAEIAAKAASHLERKSRKRKVAERIGTNVFIGHGQSHVWRDLKDFVQDRLKLPWDEFNRVPIAGITNIARLSEMLDAAAVAFLVMTAEDEMADGALQARLNVVHEAGLFQGRLGFTKAIVLLEEGCQEFSNIQGLGQIRFPCGNISAVFEEIRRVLEREGLIE, from the coding sequence TTGACTCCGCATGAAGAATTATTCACTCTTTCCAAGAAATTGAAGGCAGCCTCAGCTTCCGGTGAGAGCGGCGACATCAGAGATATGTTGGCGGCCTTGGAAGATGCAGCGAATGCGGTCGGAAGGTCATTTTCCGGGTCTTGGCAGGGCTATCACTCTCGCGTCTACTACGCCAATTTCTCACCACCACCTCCGGGCGCGCATTTCAGCCAAGAATGGGGCCTCATGGATACTTACATGTCCAGTCATGGGTCACGGGGAGATTGGTGCGAGTGCGACCCCGAAGTCGTTAAGGAGCACATCCGACGCAAGGCCGGAGATCCAGACTTGACGGATGCGCGCTCGAAAGCTGAGAAGGCCGCGGAAGTGTTTGAGTTTTCCAAGTCCGAACTCGTTTCCATTCTCCAGAGCGAGTTGGATGATCGCGACGATTCCTTTCTAGAGGACTTGATAGCGCAGTTGAACAAGCTGCTTCCCATGTCCCCTTTCGAAATTGCCCAAATAAAAGCTCCAAAGGGACAAATAATGACGAGGGACACGGTTGTATTGGGGCAAGGAACAAAGATACCCCCGCACATAGTTGTCCTTGCCGACGTTCAGTCAATTCGGCAATCCTTCGGCATTTGCAGCGCCGCAGCAGAGATAGCCGCAAAGGCAGCCTCTCATCTGGAACGTAAATCGCGAAAACGCAAAGTGGCAGAACGAATCGGGACGAATGTTTTCATCGGACATGGTCAATCCCATGTCTGGCGTGACTTGAAGGATTTTGTCCAGGACAGGCTTAAGTTACCTTGGGACGAATTCAACCGGGTGCCGATCGCGGGAATTACCAACATAGCTCGGCTGTCGGAAATGCTGGACGCCGCCGCTGTTGCTTTCCTCGTCATGACTGCGGAAGACGAGATGGCCGACGGCGCTCTTCAAGCCAGATTGAACGTGGTGCACGAGGCAGGTTTGTTTCAGGGGCGGCTGGGATTTACAAAGGCTATTGTGCTTCTCGAAGAAGGGTGCCAGGAGTTCAGCAATATTCAGGGATTAGGGCAAATTCGCTTTCCGTGCGGCAATATCTCTGCGGTGTTTGAGGAAATCAGACGTGTGTTGGAGCGCGAGGGATTGATCGAATGA
- the tpiA gene encoding triose-phosphate isomerase, which yields MRRKLVVGNWKMHGSLAQNESLLSAIKSGAVQLSRVDIAVCAPFPYLAQLKQELAASAVKWGAQDVHQLEKGAFTGEVSASMLADFGCTYVIVGHSERRNIYGETSRLVAEKFAAAQSAGLIPILCMGETLEQREGGETESVVAEQLDAVIALVGVQAFGKAVVAYEPVWAIGTGKTASQEQAQAVHAFIRQRVAGHDAHVAEGLVILYGGSVKAANAPALFAMADIDGGLIGGAALVAEEFLGICRAGQ from the coding sequence ATGCGTCGTAAACTGGTTGTTGGAAATTGGAAAATGCATGGGTCACTGGCTCAGAACGAGTCGCTGCTGTCCGCCATCAAGAGCGGTGCCGTACAATTGTCACGTGTGGATATTGCGGTCTGCGCTCCTTTCCCCTATCTGGCGCAACTTAAGCAGGAATTGGCTGCTTCGGCGGTGAAGTGGGGTGCGCAAGATGTGCACCAACTCGAAAAGGGCGCATTTACCGGCGAAGTGTCCGCTTCCATGCTCGCGGATTTTGGATGCACTTATGTAATAGTAGGGCATTCAGAGCGACGCAACATTTACGGCGAGACTAGTCGACTGGTGGCGGAAAAGTTCGCGGCAGCGCAAAGCGCAGGCCTGATTCCCATACTTTGCATGGGCGAAACACTGGAACAGCGCGAGGGTGGCGAGACAGAATCAGTTGTCGCTGAACAGTTGGATGCGGTGATTGCATTGGTCGGAGTGCAGGCTTTTGGCAAGGCGGTTGTAGCGTACGAGCCGGTGTGGGCGATTGGTACCGGAAAGACGGCATCGCAGGAACAAGCGCAGGCTGTGCATGCCTTCATTCGTCAGCGTGTTGCCGGACATGATGCGCATGTGGCTGAAGGATTGGTTATACTGTACGGCGGTAGCGTCAAGGCGGCTAATGCGCCGGCGTTGTTTGCCATGGCAGATATAGATGGCGGATTGATCGGTGGAGCAGCATTGGTCGCCGAAGAGTTTTTGGGGATCTGCCGCGCAGGTCAGTAG
- a CDS encoding AAA family ATPase — MVISIFHIIWVAKTMHFKNIEISKWQQFEKISIHFHDRLTILTGANGCGKTTILNILAKHFGWEQPLLATPRAEKLTGVIKYVQRFFMGEDTNKESVIGRILYSNDHSAPLTIPQNDAATYSIQISGQQGVKCFFIPSHRSVFRYQQVTSIPTIKKDRTNAFHEVSNTNRNRYFGSNDQPSSFYIKNTLIGWMIHGYGVKRGGVDVMPPDAEQVRHFEGFEQVLRKILPTTLGFQKIEIRNMEIVFVCNNSNDQFILETCSGGISSLIDIAWQIYMFSTKENGEFTVLIDEIENHLHPSLQRRLLQDLIDAFPSARFIVSTHSPLIVGSVKGSAVYALKHNAVGKIESVGLDFQGEPKTATEILDEVLGVSFTMPVWVEEHLRKITNEYASKPITENYFEDLRRDLKAIGMEKLLLTSMSTLLESRK, encoded by the coding sequence ATGGTAATTTCGATTTTCCACATCATTTGGGTTGCTAAAACAATGCACTTTAAAAATATCGAGATTAGTAAGTGGCAACAATTCGAAAAGATTTCCATTCATTTTCATGATCGCCTCACGATATTAACTGGTGCGAACGGATGCGGCAAAACAACTATTTTGAATATCTTGGCAAAACATTTTGGTTGGGAGCAGCCTCTCCTTGCCACACCTCGAGCAGAAAAACTCACTGGCGTTATTAAGTATGTGCAGCGCTTCTTTATGGGGGAAGACACAAATAAGGAGAGTGTCATAGGCAGAATTCTGTACTCAAATGATCACAGCGCACCTCTAACAATCCCGCAAAATGACGCAGCAACATATTCAATACAAATATCTGGTCAACAAGGAGTCAAGTGTTTTTTCATACCATCACACCGATCAGTATTTCGATACCAACAAGTTACGAGTATTCCAACGATAAAGAAAGATCGCACAAACGCATTCCATGAGGTATCCAACACAAATCGGAATAGATATTTTGGCAGCAATGACCAGCCAAGTAGCTTTTACATAAAAAATACGCTCATTGGTTGGATGATTCACGGATATGGTGTTAAGCGAGGTGGCGTTGATGTTATGCCCCCAGATGCTGAACAGGTGCGACATTTTGAGGGGTTTGAGCAAGTATTAAGGAAAATACTACCGACTACGCTAGGCTTTCAAAAAATTGAAATCAGAAATATGGAGATCGTTTTCGTATGTAACAACAGCAACGACCAATTTATTCTTGAAACCTGTTCTGGTGGAATAAGTTCACTAATAGATATTGCATGGCAAATCTATATGTTCTCGACCAAAGAAAATGGCGAATTTACTGTCCTGATTGACGAGATAGAAAATCATTTACACCCGTCTCTTCAACGTCGCCTGCTACAAGATCTTATTGATGCATTCCCTAGCGCTAGATTTATTGTGTCAACCCATAGCCCACTAATTGTTGGCTCTGTTAAAGGTTCTGCTGTCTATGCGCTTAAACACAATGCTGTCGGTAAGATAGAATCAGTTGGACTTGATTTTCAAGGAGAGCCTAAAACTGCCACTGAGATATTAGATGAAGTCTTGGGCGTATCGTTCACGATGCCTGTGTGGGTAGAAGAGCATTTGCGTAAAATAACGAATGAATACGCATCCAAGCCTATCACGGAAAACTATTTCGAAGACCTTCGCAGGGACCTCAAAGCTATTGGTATGGAAAAATTACTTCTGACCAGTATGTCGACGCTTTTGGAATCACGTAAATGA
- the folP gene encoding dihydropteroate synthase — MFHCGKFQFDLSRPLVMGIVNVTPDSFSDGGHHMTTADAVAHARQLIDDGADILDIGGESTRPGAATVNEQEELDRVLHVIEGLRGISVPISIDTYKPGVMRAALAAGASMVNDINALQAEGALAVVAGSDAAVCLMHKQGKPETMQQRPEYQNVTDEVSAFLRERMAVAEAAGIARKRIVIDPGFGFGKTLGHNLDLLRGLAAFGALGVPVLSGVSRKSMLGAITGREVSDRMAASVAAALLAVQRGASIVRVHDVRETVDALKIWNALSEG; from the coding sequence ATGTTCCATTGCGGAAAATTCCAGTTCGATCTTTCGCGCCCTCTTGTGATGGGCATCGTCAACGTCACGCCGGATTCGTTCTCAGACGGCGGACATCACATGACCACTGCTGATGCCGTTGCCCATGCGCGGCAACTGATTGATGACGGTGCGGACATCCTGGATATCGGGGGCGAATCCACCCGGCCCGGTGCGGCTACAGTGAACGAGCAAGAAGAACTGGATCGCGTGCTGCACGTGATTGAAGGTTTGCGCGGCATTTCCGTACCGATCTCTATCGACACATACAAACCCGGAGTGATGCGCGCCGCCTTGGCGGCAGGCGCAAGCATGGTCAACGACATCAACGCATTGCAGGCGGAGGGCGCACTGGCAGTGGTCGCCGGGAGCGATGCGGCAGTGTGCCTGATGCACAAACAAGGCAAGCCAGAGACCATGCAGCAACGACCGGAGTATCAGAATGTCACGGATGAGGTGAGCGCCTTTTTGCGTGAACGCATGGCTGTCGCCGAAGCGGCAGGCATCGCGCGCAAGCGCATCGTGATCGATCCGGGTTTTGGGTTTGGCAAGACACTGGGGCATAATCTCGACCTGTTGCGCGGCCTGGCAGCATTCGGCGCTTTGGGTGTGCCGGTCCTGTCCGGGGTGTCGCGCAAGTCCATGCTGGGCGCGATCACCGGACGCGAAGTGAGCGACCGAATGGCTGCGAGTGTGGCAGCGGCTTTATTGGCGGTGCAGCGCGGCGCATCCATCGTGCGTGTGCACGATGTGCGCGAGACTGTCGATGCATTGAAGATTTGGAATGCGTTAAGCGAGGGATGA